Proteins encoded within one genomic window of Thiothrix litoralis:
- a CDS encoding type I secretion system permease/ATPase → MGKYYMNARSWKVGNPKSELKGILDSFRTSFLYVGLFSLFINLLMLAPSFYMLQVYDRVMASRSVETLLMITLIMVWLFVTMGLLEYARSRMLVRIGSQLDDRLNSRLYAAMAKMALRNPGRASSQPLGDLTSLRQFMTGNGPFAFFDAPWIPIYFAILFLFHPMYGLFSVFAALVLISLAVMNEVSTRDLMKDANVRNIQSTTAISAQLRNAEVLHAMGMEPAMREHWLRQHLEFLRAQSDASDKAGIWMNLSKSLRVMFQSLMLGLGAYLAVHNEITSGMIIAGSILMGRALAPIDQMIGAWKQFNSARVSYARLEELLQGVPDTDNRMSLPPPKGDLRVETATLIPPGSQQPVLRSVGFDLGAGEALLVLGPSASGKSSLLRALLGIWPLAAGKVRLDGAEIGHWNRDELGPHIGYLPQDVELFEGSISQNIARFGKVEPDHIIAAARMAGVDEMIRRLPEGYDTLIGPGGATLSGGQRQRVGLASSNSHFAPHPIKWRKLNLSH, encoded by the coding sequence TTGGGTAAATATTATATGAATGCGAGAAGTTGGAAAGTGGGCAATCCAAAGTCGGAGCTGAAGGGAATACTGGATAGTTTCAGGACAAGTTTTCTGTATGTGGGTTTATTTAGTCTTTTCATTAACTTACTGATGCTTGCTCCCTCATTTTACATGTTGCAGGTGTATGACCGGGTCATGGCCAGCCGTAGCGTTGAAACGCTGCTCATGATTACGCTGATTATGGTGTGGCTGTTTGTGACAATGGGATTGTTGGAATATGCCCGCTCACGGATGCTGGTCAGAATCGGTTCGCAACTAGACGATCGCCTAAATTCACGGCTGTATGCTGCTATGGCAAAAATGGCATTACGCAATCCAGGCCGGGCTTCTTCGCAACCACTCGGTGATTTGACCAGTTTGCGTCAATTTATGACGGGCAATGGCCCTTTTGCCTTTTTTGATGCACCGTGGATTCCCATTTATTTTGCGATTCTGTTCCTGTTTCACCCAATGTATGGATTATTTTCGGTGTTTGCAGCCTTAGTCTTGATTAGCTTGGCGGTTATGAATGAGGTATCCACCCGTGACCTCATGAAAGATGCCAATGTGCGTAATATCCAGTCGACGACTGCGATAAGTGCCCAACTGCGTAATGCCGAGGTGTTACACGCAATGGGTATGGAACCCGCCATGCGTGAACATTGGTTGCGCCAGCATTTGGAATTCTTACGTGCTCAGTCAGATGCCTCAGACAAGGCAGGTATCTGGATGAACCTGAGTAAATCTTTGCGGGTTATGTTCCAGTCCCTTATGTTGGGGTTGGGGGCATACCTTGCTGTTCATAATGAGATTACGTCAGGGATGATCATTGCAGGTTCTATTCTGATGGGGCGTGCTCTAGCACCTATTGACCAAATGATTGGCGCATGGAAACAGTTCAATTCAGCCCGTGTTTCGTATGCACGTTTAGAGGAATTGTTGCAAGGTGTACCTGACACTGATAATCGGATGTCATTGCCTCCTCCAAAAGGTGATTTGCGTGTTGAAACGGCAACCTTGATTCCACCTGGTTCACAGCAACCTGTTTTACGCTCAGTCGGTTTTGATCTAGGAGCAGGTGAAGCCTTATTGGTATTGGGGCCTAGTGCATCAGGCAAGTCTTCACTACTGCGGGCATTACTAGGTATCTGGCCGCTAGCAGCAGGCAAAGTACGTTTGGACGGGGCTGAAATCGGGCATTGGAATCGTGATGAGTTAGGCCCTCATATCGGCTATTTACCCCAAGACGTCGAGCTGTTTGAAGGGAGTATTTCACAAAATATTGCCCGCTTTGGAAAGGTAGAACCTGACCACATCATCGCCGCCGCCCGTATGGCAGGGGTGGATGAAATGATCCGCCGTTTACCTGAGGGTTACGATACTTTGATTGGTCCTGGTGGGGCAACACTATCTGGTGGGCAACGTCAACGAGTTGGTCTGGCAAGCAGCAATTCTCATTTTGCCCCTCACCCAATAAAATGGCGTAAACTAAACCTATCCCATTGA
- a CDS encoding nitric oxide reductase activation protein NorD: MEEWVGKVWHKWVTRSVNHDYPQARVDLDEMRKTLGIVVRALSGDAGLQIRQSTAVASDAPRSLMQRIAGTGLKTSAAWRDADSLNLPDSIAFFPQRELNRDMYVWLAVLGSGRDVLHTPSSPSRYHRLLAAWQALHPEATELPLTLIPPPNTPQSTSPVALAEPAPPETSPASKPGAESTKRQRAERTDMPDGNSGLMMFRLESLFSWTEYTPVDRTSDDDPDDDAARAAEDMDVITVARDRKASSHKIKLDLDLPSAEYDDIPQSEGIPLPEWDYRKQRLLPEHCRLQVMLPRGAEEQALPARLQAHARKLRRRFEALQPRREWRNHQQDGAELDTDSYILHLTERQRGQMDMPMVYRDCREQGRDLSCLLLADFSMSTDSWVSNQARVVDVVRDALILFAESLQATRDRFALYGFSSLNRQKVRFYHLKKFTERYDGQVRGRIMATQPGYYTRMGAAIRYATQLLEKEPSQQKLLLLLTDGKPNDLDIYEGRYGLEDTRMALQEARRKGLKPFCVTIDDKAEDYLPRLFGQNGWVLVKKAEELPQKLPQLYALLTGR; the protein is encoded by the coding sequence CAAATGGGTAACACGTAGTGTAAACCATGACTATCCACAAGCGCGGGTTGATTTGGATGAAATGCGTAAAACACTTGGTATTGTGGTACGCGCCTTGAGCGGCGACGCAGGTTTGCAAATCCGCCAAAGTACCGCTGTGGCCAGCGATGCACCGCGCAGCCTGATGCAACGCATTGCCGGAACCGGGCTGAAAACCAGCGCGGCATGGCGTGATGCGGACAGCCTGAACCTGCCTGATAGCATTGCTTTTTTCCCACAACGCGAACTAAACCGCGACATGTATGTGTGGCTGGCGGTATTGGGGAGCGGTAGGGATGTATTGCATACGCCCTCTTCACCCTCGCGCTACCACCGCCTCCTCGCCGCCTGGCAAGCGCTACACCCCGAAGCCACCGAACTTCCCCTGACCCTGATACCGCCACCCAACACCCCACAATCCACTTCCCCGGTTGCTTTGGCAGAACCCGCCCCGCCGGAAACTTCCCCCGCCAGCAAGCCCGGTGCAGAAAGCACCAAGCGCCAGCGTGCCGAACGCACTGACATGCCCGATGGTAACAGCGGCCTGATGATGTTCCGCCTCGAAAGCCTGTTTTCGTGGACGGAATACACCCCGGTTGACCGCACCAGTGACGATGACCCCGACGATGATGCTGCCCGCGCCGCCGAGGATATGGATGTGATCACCGTGGCGCGTGACCGCAAGGCCAGTTCCCACAAAATCAAGCTCGATCTGGATTTGCCCTCCGCCGAATACGACGACATTCCGCAAAGCGAGGGCATCCCGCTGCCGGAGTGGGATTATCGCAAGCAACGCCTGCTTCCCGAGCATTGCCGTCTGCAAGTGATGTTGCCACGCGGGGCAGAAGAACAGGCATTGCCTGCCCGTTTGCAAGCGCACGCCCGCAAGCTGCGCCGCCGTTTTGAAGCCTTGCAACCCCGCCGCGAATGGCGCAACCACCAGCAGGACGGGGCAGAACTCGACACCGACAGTTACATCCTGCACCTCACCGAGCGCCAACGCGGGCAGATGGATATGCCGATGGTGTACCGCGATTGCCGCGAGCAGGGGCGCGACTTGTCGTGCTTGTTGCTGGCGGATTTTTCCATGTCCACCGACAGTTGGGTGAGCAATCAGGCGCGGGTGGTGGATGTGGTACGCGATGCGCTGATTCTGTTTGCGGAAAGCTTGCAAGCTACCCGCGACCGTTTCGCGCTGTACGGGTTTTCCTCGCTTAACCGCCAGAAAGTGCGTTTTTACCACCTGAAAAAGTTTACCGAACGTTATGACGGGCAGGTACGCGGGCGCATTATGGCTACCCAACCGGGTTATTACACCCGTATGGGCGCTGCGATCCGTTACGCCACGCAATTGTTGGAAAAAGAGCCGTCGCAGCAAAAGCTGCTGTTGCTGTTGACGGATGGCAAGCCCAACGACCTCGACATTTACGAAGGCCGTTATGGGCTGGAAGATACCCGCATGGCTTTGCAGGAAGCACGGCGTAAGGGTTTGAAACCGTTTTGTGTCACCATCGACGACAAGGCGGAAGATTATTTGCCGCGTCTGTTCGGGCAGAACGGCTGGGTGCTGGTGAAAAAGGCGGAAGAGTTGCCGCAGAAACTGCCGCAGTTGTATGCCTTGCTAACGGGGCGCTAG
- a CDS encoding Hpt domain-containing protein — MKLLAPEALQHLPAAILPRLIQMFGSTTPPLLADIRHYANDTNWHAMAQAAHKLKGSCVGLGAEPMAEICKTLQHKGEQSDNTGISALLDELETLYPATLSELQQNHLP; from the coding sequence ATGAAACTACTCGCACCTGAAGCCTTACAACACCTGCCTGCGGCTATCCTACCGCGCCTGATCCAGATGTTTGGCAGTACCACACCACCGCTGCTGGCAGACATTCGCCACTATGCAAACGACACCAACTGGCACGCAATGGCACAAGCCGCCCACAAACTGAAAGGCTCTTGCGTGGGTCTGGGAGCCGAACCGATGGCGGAGATTTGCAAAACGTTGCAACACAAGGGTGAGCAGTCTGACAACACAGGCATCAGCGCCCTGCTGGATGAACTCGAAACGCTTTACCCGGCAACATTGTCAGAACTACAACAAAATCATTTGCCTTGA
- a CDS encoding TusE/DsrC/DsvC family sulfur relay protein: protein MLSHTTLERDAESYLVNPEDWSHDIAAELAAEENIDLTEAHWPIIEFVRDYWEEHKIIPDVRHVVSHMAEEQGIDKKAAKQQVFHLFPYGYVKQTCKIAGMQRPRGWSTG from the coding sequence ATGTTAAGCCATACAACCTTGGAACGTGATGCAGAAAGCTATCTCGTCAACCCCGAAGACTGGAGTCATGATATTGCGGCGGAACTGGCTGCCGAAGAAAACATTGACCTGACGGAAGCGCATTGGCCGATCATTGAATTCGTCAGGGATTATTGGGAAGAACACAAAATCATCCCGGATGTGCGCCACGTTGTCAGCCACATGGCGGAAGAGCAGGGCATCGACAAAAAAGCAGCCAAACAGCAGGTATTTCACCTGTTCCCTTACGGCTACGTGAAACAGACTTGCAAGATTGCCGGGATGCAGCGCCCGCGTGGCTGGAGCACGGGCTGA
- a CDS encoding ISNCY family transposase, producing MSYPTVTAAALTAPLTFAGIVEQLRDTFRAFPDCRKPGNNTRYTLEDAGLSAFSVFFMQCASFLEYQRRMVENQERSNAQTLFGVHAIPCDNQIRHLLDSVPPSAVAPAYRYLFNGLQQNGYLDKWRVHDYGYLLALDGTQHFSSSHIHCEQCLTKTHHNGTVTYSHQVLTPILTAPDKPQVIPLPPEFISRQDGQTKQDCEINAAKRWLAQWGADYIPLGITFLGDDLYCHQPFCQAVLDAGAQFIFNCKPTSHTTLYEELEGLEKIGAIRTHLVQRRMGKHSVTDTYRFATQMPLRDGDDALRVNWFSLTSVRDDGKCLYHNDFATSHPITTGKVVDLVKAGRCRWKIENENNNTLKTKGYHFEHNFGHGQQHLANLLAALVLLAYLVHTVIDLMDERFRTLLQKMGSRERLFDDINTLTTFLCFKSWTALLDFMLVGLERRHQADEIEQWVVK from the coding sequence ATGAGCTACCCAACCGTTACTGCTGCTGCGCTAACCGCACCGCTCACCTTTGCGGGTATCGTGGAGCAATTGCGCGATACATTCCGCGCCTTCCCCGACTGCCGCAAACCCGGCAATAATACCCGCTATACCTTGGAGGATGCGGGTTTGAGTGCCTTTTCGGTGTTTTTCATGCAGTGTGCGTCCTTTCTGGAGTACCAGCGGCGCATGGTGGAGAACCAAGAGCGGAGTAATGCACAGACGTTGTTCGGTGTTCATGCCATTCCCTGCGACAATCAAATTCGCCATTTGCTGGATAGCGTGCCGCCGTCAGCCGTTGCGCCTGCTTACCGTTATCTTTTCAATGGGTTGCAACAGAATGGTTATTTGGATAAGTGGCGGGTGCATGACTACGGTTATTTGTTGGCACTGGATGGGACACAGCATTTTTCGTCATCCCACATCCATTGTGAGCAGTGTTTGACGAAGACGCATCACAACGGGACAGTCACCTACTCACACCAAGTGCTGACCCCGATTTTAACAGCACCCGATAAACCGCAGGTGATCCCGTTACCGCCAGAGTTCATCAGCCGCCAAGATGGGCAAACCAAGCAAGATTGTGAAATCAACGCCGCTAAACGCTGGCTGGCTCAGTGGGGCGCGGATTACATCCCGCTGGGCATCACGTTTCTGGGGGATGATTTGTATTGTCACCAGCCCTTTTGCCAAGCAGTCCTGGACGCTGGCGCACAGTTCATTTTCAACTGCAAACCCACGTCCCACACGACCTTATATGAAGAGTTGGAAGGGCTAGAGAAAATCGGCGCGATACGCACCCATCTTGTACAGCGGCGGATGGGAAAGCATTCTGTCACGGATACCTACCGTTTTGCGACGCAGATGCCCTTACGTGATGGGGACGATGCCCTGCGTGTCAACTGGTTCAGTCTCACGAGTGTGCGTGATGATGGTAAGTGCTTATACCATAACGATTTCGCCACCTCTCACCCTATCACCACCGGCAAGGTCGTCGATCTTGTGAAGGCTGGGAGGTGTCGCTGGAAGATTGAGAACGAAAACAACAACACCCTGAAAACCAAAGGCTACCACTTTGAACACAACTTCGGGCATGGGCAGCAACACCTCGCCAACTTGTTGGCCGCATTAGTGTTATTGGCTTATCTCGTCCATACCGTGATTGACTTGATGGATGAGCGTTTCCGAACGTTACTTCAGAAAATGGGGTCACGCGAACGCTTGTTCGATGACATCAATACGCTCACGACCTTTTTGTGCTTCAAAAGTTGGACGGCTCTGCTGGATTTTATGCTCGTCGGCTTAGAGCGGCGGCATCAAGCGGATGAGATTGAGCAGTGGGTGGTAAAATGA
- a CDS encoding ABC transporter permease has protein sequence MRLDISPERWEHWQQQGRKILLFAKWELRDQFRNRLLGGAWLFLQPLSYILIFTLVFSHLMNARLQQFDSPYAYSIYLISGMLLWNLMSGVLQRLMNIYPEKAGLIRKVPVSLVLMPLYVPLVELVVFVITWCFFGMFLVAIGYVPTLYWLWLPIIVLLSLMFAYNLGLILGILSVFMPDLRNFIAIILQLAFWATPIVYVKSILPPWVVEWLLLNPFYWGISNMHQIVLQGQAPDISLLLLLFGAGVIMAIVARYLQRQLEKDIRDLL, from the coding sequence ATGAGGCTTGATATTTCACCGGAACGTTGGGAACACTGGCAGCAGCAAGGTCGTAAGATCCTGCTGTTTGCCAAGTGGGAATTGCGAGATCAGTTCCGTAACCGTTTGTTGGGTGGTGCATGGCTATTTTTACAACCCCTTAGCTATATCCTCATTTTCACGCTGGTATTCTCCCATTTGATGAACGCCCGCTTGCAGCAGTTTGATTCGCCTTATGCTTACAGCATCTACCTGATTAGCGGTATGTTGCTATGGAATCTGATGTCTGGTGTTTTACAACGCCTCATGAACATCTACCCAGAAAAAGCAGGCTTGATCAGGAAAGTACCCGTCAGTCTGGTCTTAATGCCGCTGTACGTGCCACTGGTTGAATTGGTGGTATTTGTGATTACGTGGTGCTTTTTTGGTATGTTTTTGGTTGCCATTGGTTACGTACCTACCCTTTACTGGTTATGGCTACCTATTATCGTGCTGCTTAGCCTGATGTTTGCTTATAATCTTGGTTTGATTCTGGGGATTTTGTCTGTTTTTATGCCCGATTTGCGTAATTTCATTGCCATCATTTTACAATTAGCATTTTGGGCAACACCCATTGTCTACGTTAAATCCATATTACCCCCGTGGGTAGTGGAGTGGTTGTTACTGAACCCGTTTTATTGGGGGATAAGTAACATGCACCAGATTGTTTTACAGGGACAAGCACCGGATATATCTTTATTGTTACTACTGTTCGGCGCAGGGGTCATCATGGCAATTGTCGCCCGCTATCTGCAACGGCAGCTTGAAAAAGATATTCGCGATCTGTTGTAA
- a CDS encoding LysR family transcriptional regulator, whose translation MDIDQVRTFLAVAANGSFIEAASRLYVTQSTVSARIQNLETYLRTKLFVRNRSGATLTPAGKRFLRHAKTLLLTMEQARHDVGLPGRYRASLTIGARIALWDAGFLPEWVGKMRTQMPDVSIRSEIGFEEDLMRRLIEGTIDIGLMYTPQHSPGLQVEYLFDETVVLVGTDPDKPWPDENYVYVDWGPGFYAEHSNHFPELERPALLANIGWLAVQLVLKNGGSCFLPQRMANQLVENGKLAFIPDSPRFRLPTYAIYPTNMETGECQQALTALRELVVEMTPQ comes from the coding sequence ATGGATATTGATCAAGTTCGCACCTTTCTCGCCGTCGCCGCCAATGGCAGTTTCATTGAAGCGGCATCGCGCCTGTATGTCACTCAATCGACCGTCAGCGCCCGCATCCAGAATCTAGAAACCTACCTGCGCACCAAGCTGTTTGTGCGCAACCGTTCCGGCGCGACCCTGACCCCGGCGGGCAAACGTTTCCTGCGCCATGCGAAAACCTTGTTGCTGACGATGGAACAGGCGCGGCATGACGTGGGTTTACCGGGGCGTTACCGCGCCAGCCTGACCATTGGCGCACGCATCGCGCTGTGGGATGCGGGTTTCTTACCCGAATGGGTCGGCAAAATGCGCACGCAAATGCCAGATGTGTCGATCCGCAGTGAAATCGGTTTCGAGGAAGATCTGATGCGTCGCCTGATCGAAGGCACGATAGACATTGGCCTGATGTATACCCCGCAGCACAGCCCCGGCCTGCAAGTGGAATACCTGTTCGATGAAACTGTGGTGCTGGTCGGCACTGACCCCGACAAGCCGTGGCCGGATGAAAACTACGTGTACGTCGACTGGGGGCCGGGGTTTTATGCCGAGCACAGCAACCATTTCCCGGAACTGGAACGCCCCGCGCTACTGGCGAATATTGGCTGGCTGGCGGTGCAACTGGTGCTCAAGAACGGCGGCTCCTGCTTTTTACCCCAGCGTATGGCAAACCAGCTTGTCGAGAATGGCAAGCTGGCTTTTATCCCTGACAGCCCGCGCTTCCGGCTGCCCACCTATGCTATTTACCCCACCAATATGGAAACCGGGGAATGTCAGCAGGCACTGACCGCGTTGCGGGAGTTGGTAGTGGAGATGACGCCCCAATAA
- a CDS encoding HlyD family type I secretion periplasmic adaptor subunit, which translates to MSNQVALGNIIKEGSFIAAEGGASSITLKKDDRPYRVFGVMVLVFMFCAFFVWAAFAPLDQAVATMGRIMVASQNKLVQHMDGGIVSKIHVHDGDIVTAGTPLLELDDVQLKAQLDSTQGQLWETEASLVRLRAERDGISPDWKGSGLEAVPDDILKTQKKLFEARQQAQKSGQNALKQRQPQAQEQIIGLQEQIKGLEGSLGTLATRHGSLELDIKRLQELFAQRLISNIELREKERESSQLEGEIASTKADIARAKTEISRIKESMTETGHQVVLNREEYLKEVSTQLSDLQSRSSQLRSQEVALLDKLSRTVMKAPVDGKIKGFEVVTVGAVLPAGATVMEIVPNEQAFKIIAEVEPNNIDVVSPGQDAEIRLSVFDNSRYFPVIYAKVDDVSADTTVDPSSKMSYYKTSLSLKPDSTSVLDREQVTLVSGMPVEVLILTGQRTLLDYLLKPFTDLLARGFNEA; encoded by the coding sequence ATGAGCAATCAAGTAGCATTGGGAAATATTATTAAGGAAGGTAGCTTTATTGCTGCCGAAGGTGGGGCAAGCAGCATTACCCTGAAAAAAGATGATCGCCCTTACCGTGTGTTTGGGGTCATGGTATTAGTATTCATGTTTTGTGCTTTCTTTGTATGGGCAGCATTTGCCCCCTTGGATCAGGCAGTAGCGACCATGGGACGAATCATGGTCGCCTCCCAAAACAAGTTGGTACAACATATGGATGGTGGTATTGTCAGCAAGATCCATGTGCATGACGGTGATATTGTGACGGCTGGTACTCCCCTACTGGAATTGGATGATGTGCAGTTAAAAGCACAGTTGGACAGTACCCAAGGGCAACTATGGGAAACGGAAGCGAGTTTAGTGCGTTTGCGTGCCGAGCGTGACGGCATTTCCCCGGATTGGAAAGGTAGTGGTCTGGAAGCAGTACCCGACGATATCCTCAAAACCCAGAAAAAACTCTTTGAAGCACGGCAACAAGCCCAGAAATCTGGTCAGAATGCCCTTAAGCAACGCCAACCTCAGGCACAAGAGCAAATTATCGGTTTGCAAGAACAAATAAAGGGTCTGGAAGGCAGTTTGGGTACATTGGCCACCCGCCATGGCTCGTTGGAACTGGATATTAAACGTTTACAGGAATTGTTTGCGCAGCGCTTGATTTCCAACATTGAGTTACGCGAAAAAGAGCGGGAATCCTCACAGTTAGAAGGTGAGATAGCCTCAACCAAAGCTGATATTGCCCGCGCGAAGACAGAAATTTCCCGCATTAAGGAAAGCATGACGGAAACAGGGCATCAAGTGGTCTTAAACCGTGAAGAGTACCTGAAAGAAGTCAGCACGCAACTTAGTGACTTGCAGTCTCGCAGCAGCCAGTTACGTTCACAGGAGGTTGCTCTCCTCGATAAACTGTCGCGGACGGTTATGAAAGCACCCGTTGACGGAAAAATTAAGGGATTCGAAGTAGTCACCGTGGGGGCAGTGCTGCCAGCAGGCGCGACTGTCATGGAAATTGTCCCTAATGAACAGGCTTTCAAGATCATTGCCGAGGTAGAACCAAACAATATTGATGTGGTTTCACCAGGACAAGACGCCGAGATACGTTTGTCAGTGTTCGATAATTCTCGGTATTTCCCGGTAATTTATGCTAAAGTGGACGATGTTTCAGCAGATACCACGGTTGATCCCTCATCCAAAATGTCCTATTACAAAACATCTTTATCATTAAAGCCAGACAGCACCTCTGTATTGGATCGTGAGCAGGTAACACTGGTTTCAGGGATGCCCGTTGAAGTATTAATTCTCACTGGTCAGCGTACTTTGCTCGATTATTTGTTGAAACCGTTCACTGACCTGCTAGCTCGGGGCTTTAATGAGGCTTGA
- a CDS encoding response regulator: MRIINKLWTLQALDSAVLILLLGIITLLTWLSLTDVALKTQQNLQESTTSLQTAHDSFLRQVKLETLIDHQRQAFDTLNEAFFKFTLNPNNDAKNRPTIHKLTDELRQHSQALLADWPAEGNPTLKDDYKNTVGAMTRLADEIDDLSLEDWRRLAIDAHDTANHARQLMENIEELDNHSGERISVAIQHSIHSNVDNTTLMAERLDSIKHNALWVTLLLMVILIISRMYFSTRFQHMTKTAQTAQQVAEEALKTKARFLATMSHEIRTPMNGVIGMTRLLMNTPMSKKQTDFVESIHLSGEHLLTVINDVLDFSKIEAGKLDLKREPLEIRACIEEVLNLLTSKALEKNLELAYAVGPSIPLFIEGDMVRLRQIMTNLIGNAIKFTDSGEITVFVIPRSHKGHEYELEFQINDTGHGIPADRLDSIFEQFNQADSPLSRHNEGTGLGLAISRRLVNMMDGEIWAESTIGTGSRFYFTIKTRKAEGKLKPFLYPNIPEMLGKRILIVENNPANQQALQDFCFGWGAITEAYASSSEAIARIAAGHTYDICLVDSNLPNASVLDFAKYVRSRYSKQELPLILVAPPNDPHPKDIVRELFNLYLTKPITRSRLFDSLMTVLGKLNLTITRPEQSRLKLGERLPLAILLVEDNPINQIVAASILDEIAYKADIAENGLEALTALHKKAYDIIFMDMQMPEMDGLEATRRIRADFPPERQPIIVAMTANAMDGDKQECLAAGMNDYISKPVLPEAVEAVLERWCNTLPVAATQDNTQENTYETTRT; the protein is encoded by the coding sequence ATGCGTATTATCAATAAGTTGTGGACTCTACAAGCGCTCGACAGTGCGGTACTGATACTCTTGCTGGGCATCATCACACTCTTGACCTGGCTCAGCCTGACTGACGTGGCGCTCAAGACACAGCAAAACCTGCAAGAATCCACCACATCCCTGCAAACTGCCCATGATTCCTTCCTGCGACAGGTCAAACTGGAAACACTGATTGATCACCAGCGCCAAGCCTTTGACACCTTGAATGAGGCGTTCTTCAAATTCACCCTGAACCCTAACAATGACGCTAAAAACCGGCCAACCATCCACAAACTAACGGATGAATTGCGCCAGCACAGTCAAGCCTTGCTGGCAGACTGGCCTGCGGAGGGAAACCCTACACTCAAAGATGACTACAAAAACACCGTCGGCGCAATGACCCGTTTAGCAGATGAAATTGACGATCTATCCCTTGAGGACTGGCGGCGCCTGGCAATAGATGCCCACGACACCGCTAACCATGCACGGCAATTAATGGAAAACATTGAGGAGTTGGACAATCACAGCGGTGAACGTATCAGCGTTGCTATCCAGCACTCTATACACAGTAATGTAGATAACACCACCCTGATGGCCGAACGCCTGGATAGCATCAAGCACAATGCCTTATGGGTAACGCTACTACTCATGGTTATCCTGATTATCAGTCGGATGTACTTTTCCACTCGTTTCCAACACATGACTAAAACCGCCCAAACAGCGCAACAAGTTGCTGAAGAAGCACTGAAAACCAAAGCCCGTTTCCTCGCCACCATGAGCCACGAAATCCGCACCCCCATGAATGGCGTCATCGGCATGACCCGCCTGCTGATGAATACCCCCATGAGCAAGAAGCAAACCGATTTCGTGGAAAGCATTCACCTCAGTGGCGAACACCTGCTCACCGTCATCAATGACGTGCTCGACTTTTCCAAAATCGAAGCAGGCAAACTCGACCTCAAACGCGAACCACTGGAAATCCGCGCCTGTATCGAAGAGGTGCTTAACCTACTCACCTCCAAAGCGCTGGAAAAAAATCTGGAACTGGCCTACGCCGTTGGCCCTTCTATCCCACTGTTTATCGAAGGTGACATGGTACGGCTACGGCAAATCATGACCAACCTGATCGGCAATGCCATCAAGTTTACCGACAGCGGTGAAATCACCGTATTCGTGATACCGCGCAGCCACAAAGGCCATGAATACGAGCTGGAATTCCAGATCAATGACACCGGTCACGGTATTCCGGCTGACCGGCTCGACAGCATTTTTGAGCAATTCAATCAGGCAGACAGCCCACTCTCACGCCACAACGAAGGCACCGGGCTAGGGCTAGCCATCTCACGGCGGTTGGTCAATATGATGGATGGGGAAATCTGGGCAGAAAGCACCATCGGCACCGGTAGCCGTTTTTACTTCACCATCAAAACCCGTAAGGCAGAAGGCAAACTCAAGCCCTTCCTTTACCCCAATATCCCAGAAATGCTTGGCAAGCGTATCCTGATCGTAGAAAACAACCCAGCTAACCAACAAGCGCTGCAAGACTTCTGCTTTGGCTGGGGAGCCATCACCGAAGCCTATGCATCCAGCAGCGAAGCCATCGCGCGTATTGCAGCCGGGCACACCTACGACATCTGCCTTGTCGACAGTAACCTGCCGAATGCCTCCGTCCTCGATTTCGCCAAATACGTGCGCAGCCGCTACAGCAAACAGGAGCTGCCGCTGATTCTGGTTGCCCCACCGAATGACCCGCATCCCAAAGACATTGTGCGCGAACTCTTCAACCTGTACCTGACCAAACCCATTACCCGCAGCCGCCTGTTCGACAGCCTGATGACCGTACTGGGCAAACTCAACCTCACCATTACCCGACCCGAACAATCCCGGCTCAAACTGGGCGAACGCTTGCCTCTCGCCATCCTGCTGGTAGAAGATAATCCCATTAACCAGATAGTTGCTGCCTCGATTCTGGATGAAATCGCCTACAAAGCTGATATTGCAGAAAATGGCCTAGAGGCACTCACGGCACTGCACAAAAAGGCTTACGACATCATCTTCATGGACATGCAAATGCCGGAAATGGACGGGCTGGAAGCCACCCGCCGCATCCGTGCCGACTTTCCACCTGAACGTCAGCCTATCATCGTTGCAATGACAGCCAATGCCATGGATGGCGATAAACAAGAATGCCTCGCAGCGGGCATGAACGATTACATCAGCAAACCCGTTTTACCCGAAGCCGTGGAAGCTGTGCTGGAACGCTGGTGCAATACACTCCCAGTGGCAGCAACCCAAGACAATACCCAGGAAAACACCTATGAAACTACTCGCACCTGA